The proteins below are encoded in one region of Silene latifolia isolate original U9 population chromosome 2, ASM4854445v1, whole genome shotgun sequence:
- the LOC141642866 gene encoding uncharacterized protein LOC141642866 encodes MLTICHGGCIGQPPKAAACSASLEPYNFTLLTKITYANRRPLWKPASFMVKDLGGRVLNQRCKQHPRVQNLDKEVEAKDEEFEFDDELDGPRKRFREKGEEKEYDKDPEIAEILGTCLDDPDKARSKMEERLRKKRNRILQTKTGSGVPITVTFNKFDYSNSFIWFEFYNPLLQKDVSLICDMIRSWHIIGRLGGCNSLNMQLSQSSSDKRPSYDAIQGANVEPATFYNIGDLEIQDNLARIWVDIGTSEPLLLDVLLNGLTQISSDFVGIKQVVFGGSEFKNWKENLTTEDEGFSVHKI; translated from the exons ATGCTCACTATATGCCACGGCGGATGCATTGGACAACCACCCAAGGCTGCGGCGTGCTCAGCCTCTCTTGAGCCCTATAATTTCACCCTGTTGACAAAAATAACATATGCAAATCGGAGACCACTCTGGAAACCTGCAagtttcatggtcaaagattTGGGTGGCAGAGTCCTAAATCAAAGGTGTAAGCAACATCCAAGGGTTCAAAATTTGGATAAGGAAGTTGAAGCAAAAGACGAGGAGTTTGAATTTGACGATGAGCTCGACGGACCTCGTAAGAGATTTAGGGAAAAAGGAGAAGAGAAAGAGTATGATAAAGATCCCGAAATTGCTGAAATTCTTGGAACTTGTCTTGATGACCCGGATAAAGCTCGCTCCAAA ATGGAAGAAAGGCTGAGGAAGAAAAGAAACAGAATACTGCAAACCAAAACAGGTTCAGGAGTGCCCATCACAGTTACATTCAATAA ATTTGATTACTCAAACTCATTTATATGGTTCGAATTTTACAACCCTCTTCTACAGAAGGATGTCTCCCTTATTTGTGAT ATGATTCGATCATGGCACATAATTGGACGTCTTGGTGGCTGCAATTCACTGAATATGCAG TTATCTCAATCTTCTTCGGACAAAAGACCGAGTTATGATGCTATTCAGGGAGCAAATGTTGAACCAGCCACCTTTTATAACATAGGAGATCTTGAGATCCAAGACAATTTAGCACGGATATG GGTTGATATCGGAACAAGTGAACCTCTTCTCCTGGATGTCCTATTAAATGGATTGACGCAAATAAGTTCAGA CTTTGTTGGCATAAAACAAGTCGTGTTCGGTGGATCAGAATTCAAGAATTGGAAGGAGAACCTGACAACAGAAGATGAGGGTTTTAGTGTTCACAAGATTTGA